A window of the Gossypium hirsutum isolate 1008001.06 chromosome A03, Gossypium_hirsutum_v2.1, whole genome shotgun sequence genome harbors these coding sequences:
- the LOC107886518 gene encoding protein Iojap-related, mitochondrial, whose translation MWATLRSRYLHLSAKTLPSSSLTNGSWKLGFSGLNQTFSSSTVERRSNELLSLQEVEKVLSDVRADDVAVVPVGNQCDWADFMVIATGRSQWHVKNIAQALIYKVKQKQKGAKRMVLPSVQGQETGKWIVIDSGRVIVHALDEKARAYYNLENLWTAKPAQKEPVEELTKVFVKVRRINNSKKAAQGSD comes from the exons ATGTGGGCGACTTTAAGATCCCGATATCTGCATCTATCTGCAAAAACGTTGCCTTCCTCCTCTCTCACAAATGGCTCGTGGAAGCTGGGGTTTTCAGGTTTAAATCAGACGTTCTCTTCATCCACTGTGGAGAGAAGAAGCAATGAGTTGCTGAGCCTGCAAGAGGTGGAGAAGGTTCTAAGCGACGTGAGAGCAGACGACGTGGCAGTGGTTCCGGTTGGTAACCAATGCGATTGGGCAGATTTCATGGTGATTGCCACCGGTAGGTCCCAGTGGCACGTTAAGAACATCGCCCAAGCCCTAATTTACAAG GTTAAGCAGAAGCAAAAAGGAGCTAAGAGGATGGTATTACCCAGCGTGCAAGGGCAAGAGACGGGAAAATGGATTGTTATCGACTCTG GCCGAGTGATAGTTCATGCTCTCGATGAGAAGGCAAGAGCTTATTACAATTTGGAAAATCTTTGGACTGCAAAGCCAGCCCAGAAGGAACCAGTTGAG GAGTTGACAAAAGTTTTTGTAAAGGTTCGGCGTATTAATAATTCCAAAAAGGCAGCCCAGGGAAGTGATTAA
- the LOC107887677 gene encoding 3-oxoacyl-[acyl-carrier-protein] reductase 4, translated as MAVAASSVIALNSVSIFGDSSDPKFLPTRQWSPISCRIGSVHTKPCIGLQCRSRRSFASSIVRAKRVEQASSEAAQEVEAPVAIVTGASRGIGKAVALALGKAGCKVLVNYVRSSKEAEAVSKEIESYSGQAVTFGGDVLKEANVDAMIKTALDAWGTVDILVNNAGITRDTLLMRMTKLQWQEVIDVNLTGAFLCTQAAAKVMMKKRKGKIINISSVAGLVGNLGQANYSAAKAGVIGLTKTVAREYASRNINVNAVAPGFIATDMTSKLGGDIEKRILTTIPFGRYGQPAEVAGLVEFLALNPASNYITGQVFTIDGGMVM; from the exons ATGGCTGTTGCCGCATCCAGTGTCATTGCCCTGAACTCTGTTTCTATATTCGGTGATTCTAGTGACCCAAAATTTCTTCCGACTCGGCAATGGTCTCCAATTTCCTGTCGAATCGGATCGGTTCATACTAAGCCTTGTATCGGACTTCAGTGCAGATCGAGGAGATCGTTTGCTTCCTCCA tTGTAAGAGCCAAGCGTGTTGAACAAGCTAGCTCTGAAGCAGCTCAAGAAGTGGAAGCTCCAGTGGCCATAGTTACAGGAGCTTCTAGAGGAATCGGTAAGGCAGTTGCCTTGGCCTTAGGAAAAGCCGGTTGCAAG GTCCTAGTAAATTACGTTAGGTCGTCGAAGGAGGCTGAGGCAGTTTCAAAAGAG ATCGAGTCATACAGTGGTCAGGCTGTTACTTTTGGCGGAGATGTTCTAAAAGAAGCTAATGTGGATGCAATGATAAAAACC GCACTAGATGCATGGGGAACTGTTGATATATTGGTAAACAATGCAG GAATTACTCGGGATACTTTGTTGATGAGAATGACGAAATTACAATGGCAGGAGGTTATTGATGTGAATCTTACAGGAGCGTTTCTTTGTACGCAG GCAGCAGCCAAAGTCATGATGAAGAAGAGAAAG ggaaaaataataaacatatcaTCAGTGGCTGGTCTGGTTGGGAATCTGGGGCAAGCTAACTACAGTGCTGCTAAAGCAGGAGTGATTGGGTTGACAAAGACTGTTGCAAGGGAATATGCGAGCCGAAACATTAAT GTCAATGCTGTTGCCCCTGGATTCATTGCAACTGATATGACTTCCAAGCTTGGTGGAGATATTGAGAAGAGAATCTTAACAACAATCCCCTTTG GAAGGTATGGTCAACCGGCAGAAGTTGCTGGACTGGTGGAATTTTTGGCCCTAAACCCGGCTTCTAATTACATCACAGGACAG GTGTTCACCATTGATGGAGGCATGGTCATGTAG